From Microscilla marina ATCC 23134, one genomic window encodes:
- a CDS encoding site-specific integrase — protein MSFSILFYLRKDIPDSQGNLRIDLRISTSKKDRTSISTGIKIKPEQWLVPKKHASNGMTLHIKGSTSKIKALNERLSIIETKLQNRYNELLKIGAHITARSLKEVLISNNGEITLMSISETLINNIIAKSTKETTTYRARRIQEFLQDEYGIKDLPISGLLTQEYRGMGKKLNDWCLYRKKYSNDVARLTLVLLKNIATEAVDLGVIEHNPINYNFKAIKEHKEQKESLILQEVLKIEKHVIDSKSALYRVRDCFLFQCFTGLAYIDTYNLNGDDLLVGVDKRNWIVKKRQKTKVVAKVPIIKSAQDILDRYAHNIGKYDGRLLPVYASNSAYNKYIKKLMKEVGIDKKISSHSARFTFAEILRTSGAALDNIKDVLGHSEKKMTEHYAKMTDSTISSELDKLDKSLEASR, from the coding sequence ATGAGTTTTAGCATTCTTTTTTATCTAAGGAAAGATATTCCAGATTCTCAGGGCAATCTAAGGATTGATTTAAGAATTAGCACATCAAAAAAAGACAGGACTTCAATATCTACTGGCATCAAGATAAAGCCAGAGCAATGGCTTGTCCCAAAGAAACATGCTTCTAATGGTATGACTCTGCATATCAAAGGTAGCACTTCCAAAATTAAGGCTTTAAATGAAAGATTAAGCATCATTGAGACAAAACTTCAAAACCGTTATAATGAGTTATTAAAAATAGGAGCACATATCACTGCTAGGAGTTTAAAAGAAGTATTGATATCCAATAACGGTGAAATTACCTTGATGAGTATCAGTGAAACTCTGATTAATAATATTATAGCAAAATCTACAAAAGAAACAACTACTTATCGTGCTAGAAGAATTCAAGAGTTTTTGCAGGATGAGTATGGTATTAAAGATTTGCCAATATCTGGACTGCTTACGCAAGAATATAGAGGTATGGGTAAAAAGCTAAATGATTGGTGCTTGTATAGAAAAAAATACAGTAATGATGTAGCCCGTTTAACATTGGTTTTACTTAAAAATATAGCTACCGAAGCTGTTGATCTAGGAGTAATAGAGCATAACCCAATTAACTATAACTTTAAGGCTATAAAGGAACATAAGGAACAAAAAGAATCCCTAATTCTGCAAGAAGTATTAAAAATTGAGAAACATGTAATAGATTCAAAATCTGCTCTTTATCGAGTTAGAGATTGCTTTTTATTCCAGTGTTTTACAGGGCTTGCCTATATTGATACATATAACCTTAATGGAGATGATCTATTGGTGGGTGTTGATAAAAGAAATTGGATTGTAAAGAAACGTCAGAAAACGAAAGTTGTTGCGAAAGTACCTATTATCAAATCAGCACAGGATATTCTTGATAGGTATGCGCATAATATAGGCAAGTACGATGGTAGACTCTTACCTGTATATGCAAGTAACTCTGCATACAATAAGTATATTAAAAAACTTATGAAAGAGGTGGGTATTGATAAAAAAATCAGCTCGCACTCTGCTAGGTTTACATTTGCTGAAATCTTACGCACAAGTGGAGCTGCCCTTGATAATATAAAAGATGTATTAGGTCATTCTGAGAAAAAAATGACTGAGCATTATGCAAAAATGACAGATTCAACTATTAGTTCGGAGTTGGATAAACTTGATAAAAGTTTAGAAGCGTCTAGGTAA
- a CDS encoding tetratricopeptide repeat protein → MNSAFISHLRQSVSQGQVDVTLEKLQNHLPDSYHLYDEVILLSSRYHNIEKQYRQNTLDFAVLQRERNKVCEALLQIIGKIEHNNQSGLISSTRLLTKFPPQLQPDKVFGRAQDLKRLENILSKQAPVVVINGLGGVGKSTLARLYLSHHQGKFDHIAWLPFHHSFAQTILTSTLPDNLHIARKSLNEVQVLEQAALALQALDGNNLLVIDNADDIEELNKSRHWLPLNNTHWTVLITSRGVVADGFEQLPLGTLSFDESVKLFEAHYPQATQEPKALKELLNLVGLHTLTVELMAKTLAKSRRLSNVKALLAKVKDKKYTDPKLLKEVWVAHKDKWSEGADNSNELKRKVKGIYQYLLVVLDLTELNSQEQQVIQWLAMFPTKPLAVSLFFGLVETGAREDDPWVASVDESLDALIENGWLQELSVDNEFTQSIFLHTILKDLIFFKIPPNYQTCKPLIERYPVFVKAADQPVLPRLSLVELGENLTDYFAITPEKTKGVPCFEYVKNIAHVYSASGYLHSYLGNYTQTLACHQEALRLAVELSTNDSKEHTLKQACICEFQKYLGYIQQDLGNYDIAQTLFENSLQIARSLGDLSLIASRLSNLGLLYREKDQYRQAKPLLEEALSIRLRLYGSENNLAVMVNMSNLGLVYHNLFNHWKAKPLLEKSLAYHEKHLGAKDPETVIVRSNLSQVYAALNEFDKAHKAIKAAIEAALENFGELHLHVAGGYNNWGIIYLQQGEKEPAKVCFQKALEIYRQIVVPSHPLLKEVGKWLIAVEDEQLLEDHRRLKNIKLT, encoded by the coding sequence ATGAATAGTGCTTTTATCTCTCATTTGCGCCAATCTGTAAGTCAAGGTCAAGTTGATGTTACTCTAGAAAAGTTACAAAATCATTTGCCTGATAGTTATCATCTATACGACGAAGTTATTTTGTTGAGCTCTAGGTATCACAACATAGAAAAACAATATAGACAAAACACACTTGATTTTGCTGTATTACAAAGAGAAAGAAATAAAGTTTGTGAAGCATTGCTTCAAATAATCGGTAAGATAGAGCACAACAACCAGTCAGGTTTAATCTCCAGCACCCGATTGCTTACCAAATTCCCACCTCAGCTTCAACCAGACAAGGTTTTTGGTAGAGCACAAGATTTGAAACGTCTTGAAAATATACTAAGCAAACAAGCCCCTGTGGTGGTTATTAACGGTTTGGGAGGTGTGGGCAAAAGTACTTTGGCAAGACTATACTTGAGCCATCACCAAGGCAAGTTTGACCATATAGCCTGGTTACCTTTTCATCATAGTTTTGCTCAAACCATACTGACCAGCACACTCCCCGATAACTTGCATATTGCTAGGAAATCGCTAAATGAAGTGCAAGTGCTAGAGCAAGCTGCACTTGCACTTCAGGCGCTTGATGGCAATAATCTCTTGGTAATAGACAATGCCGATGATATAGAGGAGTTGAACAAAAGTAGGCATTGGTTGCCTTTGAACAACACTCATTGGACAGTATTGATTACTTCTCGTGGGGTGGTGGCAGATGGCTTTGAACAATTGCCACTAGGCACATTATCGTTTGACGAATCGGTAAAGCTTTTTGAGGCGCACTACCCACAGGCAACCCAAGAACCCAAGGCACTCAAAGAACTTTTAAACTTGGTGGGTTTGCACACACTTACGGTAGAGCTCATGGCGAAAACTTTGGCAAAGAGCCGTAGACTAAGCAACGTAAAAGCATTGCTTGCCAAGGTAAAAGACAAGAAATATACAGACCCCAAACTATTGAAAGAGGTATGGGTGGCACACAAAGATAAATGGTCGGAAGGTGCGGATAACAGCAATGAACTAAAACGCAAGGTCAAAGGGATTTATCAATATTTGTTGGTGGTGCTCGACTTGACAGAGCTCAATTCACAAGAACAACAAGTGATACAATGGTTGGCAATGTTTCCAACCAAACCCTTGGCAGTTTCTTTGTTTTTTGGGTTGGTAGAGACTGGTGCCAGAGAAGATGACCCTTGGGTGGCTTCGGTAGATGAAAGTTTGGATGCGCTGATAGAAAATGGTTGGTTGCAAGAGTTGAGCGTGGACAATGAATTTACCCAAAGCATTTTTTTACATACTATTCTAAAAGACTTGATCTTTTTTAAGATACCACCCAACTATCAAACCTGCAAGCCTTTGATTGAACGCTATCCCGTTTTTGTGAAAGCAGCAGATCAACCCGTTTTGCCTAGGCTCTCATTGGTAGAACTTGGCGAAAACCTGACCGACTACTTCGCCATTACTCCCGAAAAAACCAAAGGAGTGCCTTGCTTTGAGTATGTCAAGAACATTGCCCATGTATATTCTGCCTCAGGTTATTTGCACTCCTATTTGGGCAATTATACCCAAACCTTGGCTTGTCACCAAGAGGCACTTAGACTTGCTGTGGAGTTGTCAACTAATGATAGTAAAGAACATACCCTGAAACAAGCATGCATCTGTGAGTTTCAAAAATATTTAGGGTATATTCAACAAGATTTGGGCAATTATGATATTGCCCAAACCTTGTTTGAAAATTCTTTGCAAATTGCTCGCTCATTGGGTGATTTATCCCTAATAGCAAGCCGCTTATCAAACTTAGGTTTGTTATACCGAGAGAAAGATCAATACCGACAAGCAAAGCCTTTATTAGAAGAAGCACTAAGCATAAGGTTGAGGCTGTATGGTAGTGAAAACAACTTGGCTGTAATGGTAAATATGTCTAACCTTGGCTTAGTTTATCATAACTTGTTCAATCATTGGAAGGCAAAACCATTGTTAGAAAAATCCTTGGCATATCACGAAAAACACTTAGGGGCAAAAGACCCTGAGACAGTCATTGTACGCTCAAACCTTAGCCAAGTCTATGCTGCGCTGAATGAGTTTGACAAAGCCCATAAGGCAATCAAGGCAGCAATAGAGGCTGCCCTCGAAAACTTTGGCGAGCTGCACCTACATGTAGCTGGTGGCTACAATAATTGGGGCATTATTTACTTGCAACAAGGTGAAAAAGAACCCGCCAAGGTGTGTTTTCAAAAAGCTTTAGAGATTTATCGACAAATTGTGGTGCCTTCTCACCCTCTACTAAAGGAAGTTGGAAAATGGTTAATAGCTGTAGAAGATGAACAGCTTTTAGAAGACCATAGGCGCTTGAAAAACATTAAACTTACTTGA
- a CDS encoding CHAT domain-containing protein: MKKAIQVFRQCEQGFAHVKDLKYDVAKSTLYNNLSTCYNFIQKQDSALFFNQQAINLSSAKSSVRGDYYTTRALIFRRISKDSSRHYYQKALNIFFYHKQRLKLARTYYNLSTLFLTKPDSALKYIRHSIKSNCPGFVPSTQQPNPGLHNKTFNKVILIASLLRKGELLAKNNVNLRGALVALMSADTLVTRYRKKLKKRVEKINALRNSAKIFELAISVIWRLRQQLGIPQIEVVKYQRLFFYFSERAKGNVLLDQVSNKNAIDIPIISLPQVQDSLAPTQALLEFVHSGKDLFVQVITIDKITIKKLLTNTTKGELYDLANEFRFASHSLDVEDFIKDSPRLYKQFISPISSLIKDKNRLLIVPTSELTNFPFEALTSNKLSFNPDTPLLGLKEVKYLMHDYIVTYHVSSTLAFIHQPRAYEFDYFGVGFKHFSHKSFADLKHSEQEIKQSATYFSKSKTYLGYPSAHKQIMNELNSRILHISTHGNFQNQYLMGLIFPKGGGQLDTLGVKDIYNMNITTELAILSGCDSGAGKLIPHEGVFGFTHAFLYSNTPSIIYSLWSASDEGSKNIMKLFYETLKRNGDRDYAKALTLAKRQYSKKYYLPAVWGNFVINSK, translated from the coding sequence TTGAAAAAGGCCATTCAGGTATTTAGACAATGTGAACAGGGATTTGCTCATGTAAAGGATTTAAAATATGATGTTGCAAAGTCTACTTTATACAATAATCTAAGCACCTGTTATAACTTTATTCAAAAACAAGATTCAGCACTTTTTTTCAATCAACAAGCAATCAATCTTAGTAGTGCAAAAAGCTCGGTACGAGGCGACTATTATACAACAAGGGCTTTAATTTTCAGGCGTATATCAAAAGACTCCTCACGCCATTATTACCAAAAGGCACTCAATATTTTCTTCTATCACAAACAAAGGTTAAAACTGGCTCGAACATACTACAACCTCTCAACCCTATTTTTAACAAAGCCTGACTCTGCTCTTAAATACATTAGGCATTCTATCAAAAGCAATTGCCCTGGGTTTGTTCCTTCCACTCAACAACCTAACCCAGGCTTGCACAACAAAACTTTCAACAAAGTCATTCTGATAGCATCTTTGCTAAGAAAAGGGGAATTATTGGCAAAAAACAATGTAAACCTGAGGGGGGCACTGGTTGCATTGATGAGTGCAGATACCTTGGTTACTCGCTATCGAAAAAAACTAAAAAAGAGAGTGGAAAAAATAAATGCGCTAAGGAATAGTGCCAAGATATTTGAATTGGCAATTTCAGTAATATGGAGGCTTAGACAACAGTTAGGAATCCCTCAAATTGAGGTAGTCAAATACCAAAGGCTCTTTTTTTACTTTTCTGAACGAGCTAAAGGTAATGTTTTACTGGATCAGGTATCTAATAAAAATGCAATAGATATTCCAATAATAAGCCTCCCACAAGTACAAGACAGCCTTGCACCTACTCAAGCCTTATTAGAGTTTGTTCACTCAGGTAAGGATTTATTTGTACAAGTGATTACCATAGATAAGATTACAATAAAAAAACTTTTAACCAATACAACAAAGGGAGAGCTCTATGACCTGGCTAATGAGTTTCGTTTTGCTTCTCATAGCCTTGATGTTGAAGATTTCATTAAAGATAGTCCAAGATTGTATAAACAATTCATCTCTCCCATAAGTAGTCTCATCAAAGACAAAAACAGGTTACTCATCGTTCCTACCAGCGAGCTTACCAACTTTCCCTTTGAAGCACTTACCAGTAATAAACTTTCTTTCAACCCTGACACTCCTCTTTTGGGGCTTAAAGAAGTAAAGTATTTAATGCATGACTACATAGTTACCTATCATGTAAGTAGTACTCTCGCATTTATTCACCAGCCAAGAGCTTATGAATTCGATTATTTTGGAGTGGGCTTTAAACATTTTTCGCATAAAAGCTTTGCTGATTTAAAGCATAGTGAACAAGAAATAAAACAAAGTGCTACTTACTTCAGTAAAAGCAAAACTTACCTTGGCTACCCATCAGCTCACAAGCAAATAATGAATGAATTGAATAGCAGGATACTGCACATCTCTACCCATGGAAATTTTCAAAATCAGTACTTAATGGGTTTAATTTTTCCAAAAGGAGGGGGACAACTAGATACCTTAGGAGTAAAAGATATATACAATATGAACATCACAACAGAGCTGGCTATTCTATCTGGTTGTGACTCAGGTGCAGGCAAGCTAATTCCACATGAGGGTGTTTTTGGCTTTACCCATGCTTTTTTGTATTCCAACACACCATCAATAATATATTCCTTATGGTCGGCATCTGATGAAGGCAGTAAAAACATTATGAAATTGTTTTATGAGACACTCAAAAGGAATGGTGATAGAGATTATGCTAAGGCGCTTACATTAGCTAAAAGGCAGTATTCTAAAAAATACTACCTCCCTGCCGTATGGGGCAACTTTGTAATTAACAGTAAATGA
- a CDS encoding DUF1801 domain-containing protein, translating to MATLKTKPNDQSVEAYIENIADEKRRTDCKTIAELMEAISGQLPVMWSDSIVGFGSYHYKYASGREGDWFLTGFASRKQSLTLYIMAGFDQYDELMEQLGKYKTGKSCLYIKKLEDIDQDVLKKLIKASILYLKKQY from the coding sequence ATGGCAACGCTCAAAACCAAACCCAACGACCAAAGTGTAGAGGCTTATATAGAAAATATAGCCGACGAAAAAAGACGTACTGACTGCAAAACAATTGCTGAATTGATGGAAGCCATTAGCGGGCAACTACCTGTGATGTGGAGCGACAGCATTGTAGGCTTTGGCAGTTATCATTACAAGTATGCCAGCGGACGAGAAGGTGATTGGTTCCTTACCGGGTTTGCCTCTCGCAAACAAAGCCTCACCTTGTATATTATGGCGGGTTTTGACCAATACGATGAGCTCATGGAGCAATTGGGCAAATACAAAACAGGCAAGTCATGTTTGTATATCAAAAAACTGGAAGATATAGACCAAGACGTGCTTAAGAAGCTAATAAAAGCCTCTATTCTCTACCTGAAAAAACAATACTGA
- a CDS encoding cation:proton antiporter → MDLFNAFTILIVLSAAFGYINHRYLKLPTTIGLMIISLVMSLGIVILGTFSKSLYAQLVGMIKSVDFNKVLMEIMLSFLLFAGALHVDVKTLAKERNPIMVFATLGVLTSTFIVGSLMYYVFQLLGTPIDYIYCLLFGSLISPTDPIAVLAILKKATVPKKLEVKISGESLFNDGVAVVIFLSIFEMADKGIDKIGASDILFLFVTEAGGGALFGLLLGYVGYILLKSIDSYIEEVLITLALVMGGYAFSSFIHISGPLAVVVAGLVMSDRARMFAMSDITRQYVDMFWEILDEVFNAVLFILIGLEVLVISFNQSYIIAGVIAIVVVLVSRFISVGIPISLMKLKRSFIPRTIQILTWGGLRGGISVALALSLTDKMHREEFVTITYIVVVFSIIVQGLTIGKLVQGVKEEDTEDIPSGH, encoded by the coding sequence ATGGATTTATTCAATGCCTTTACTATTCTCATAGTATTATCGGCAGCCTTTGGTTATATCAATCACCGCTACCTCAAACTGCCTACTACTATTGGTTTAATGATTATTTCGCTGGTGATGTCTTTAGGTATTGTAATACTAGGTACATTTTCTAAAAGCCTTTATGCCCAATTGGTGGGAATGATCAAAAGCGTAGACTTTAACAAGGTATTGATGGAAATCATGCTTAGTTTCCTGCTTTTTGCCGGTGCGCTGCATGTAGATGTAAAAACACTTGCCAAAGAACGAAACCCAATTATGGTATTTGCTACGCTAGGGGTACTTACTTCTACCTTTATAGTAGGCTCGCTTATGTATTATGTGTTTCAATTGCTGGGAACCCCCATCGACTACATCTACTGCCTACTGTTTGGTTCTTTGATTTCGCCTACCGACCCAATAGCCGTATTAGCTATTCTTAAAAAAGCTACTGTACCCAAAAAACTAGAAGTAAAAATATCGGGCGAATCACTCTTTAACGATGGAGTAGCCGTGGTTATCTTTTTGAGTATCTTCGAAATGGCTGACAAAGGCATAGATAAGATAGGCGCTTCCGATATTTTATTCCTTTTTGTAACTGAGGCGGGTGGTGGTGCCTTGTTTGGCTTGTTGTTGGGCTATGTGGGCTATATTTTGCTCAAATCTATAGACTCTTACATCGAAGAAGTACTCATTACCCTTGCTTTGGTGATGGGAGGTTATGCTTTTTCTTCGTTTATCCACATATCGGGTCCTTTGGCAGTAGTAGTAGCCGGGCTTGTGATGAGCGACCGCGCCCGCATGTTTGCCATGTCAGACATTACCCGCCAATATGTAGACATGTTTTGGGAGATACTAGATGAAGTGTTCAATGCGGTACTCTTTATCCTGATTGGCTTAGAAGTATTGGTTATTTCGTTCAACCAAAGTTACATCATTGCCGGAGTCATTGCTATAGTAGTGGTGTTGGTATCTCGGTTTATCTCAGTGGGTATTCCTATTTCGTTAATGAAGCTCAAGCGTAGTTTTATTCCTCGTACCATTCAAATACTTACCTGGGGAGGACTCAGAGGAGGTATTTCGGTAGCCTTGGCGCTCTCGCTTACCGACAAAATGCACCGCGAGGAATTTGTAACCATTACTTATATAGTGGTGGTGTTTTCTATCATTGTACAAGGGCTTACCATTGGCAAGCTGGTACAAGGAGTAAAAGAAGAAGATACTGAAGATATTCCTTCTGGTCATTAA
- a CDS encoding helix-turn-helix domain-containing protein: protein MDSNFHERFSKLLEKLGYRSAAQLADKMGQAPTKIRGYARGANKPGLEFLEALSQIHPEINFDYLITGIGTLLHQDTKELDMKLLQSIIESKDKQIEGYQRTLEGLQEENDKLVRLAKNRNKKA, encoded by the coding sequence ATGGACAGTAATTTTCACGAGCGATTTAGCAAACTTCTAGAAAAACTTGGGTACAGGTCTGCTGCACAGTTGGCAGATAAGATGGGGCAGGCACCTACAAAAATCAGAGGGTATGCTAGGGGGGCCAATAAACCCGGGTTAGAGTTTTTGGAAGCGTTGAGCCAGATACACCCTGAAATTAACTTTGATTATCTCATCACTGGAATAGGGACATTGCTCCATCAAGATACCAAAGAGTTAGACATGAAGCTATTGCAAAGCATCATTGAATCAAAAGACAAACAGATAGAGGGGTATCAGCGAACTCTGGAGGGTTTACAAGAAGAAAATGACAAGCTGGTGAGGTTGGCTAAAAACCGTAATAAGAAGGCTTAA
- a CDS encoding PD-(D/E)XK nuclease family protein produces the protein MKKKILGKSREQIRKEREIERIERKIEDFMISRFDQNYEILSLTYGRGLAEDVKDTALQQVWIYWQKMREVAKRVTETEVKLILPNQKTPEGRPFTIEGVVDIVREKDKTIMYDIKTHAAEDVKSNQEFYEKQLNVYAYIWQTLRSQQLDETAIIATSYPKALKEAIVAEDEKAQETELAKWEPLIPIEFSQERVEQTIELFGEVVDCIEAGKFNPPTQKVLRERDFYKRQFASRVCRNCDARFSCDAYLTYYKKQAEKSTNQRINPIFEMIQESQAIGDMQQAYWKDKNQPSADEEKSILDDD, from the coding sequence ATGAAAAAGAAAATATTAGGCAAAAGCCGCGAACAGATTAGAAAGGAAAGAGAGATTGAACGCATTGAACGCAAGATAGAGGATTTTATGATTAGTCGGTTTGACCAAAACTACGAAATACTCAGCCTTACCTATGGGCGGGGGCTTGCCGAAGATGTAAAAGATACTGCCCTGCAACAAGTATGGATTTATTGGCAAAAAATGCGTGAGGTGGCAAAAAGAGTGACGGAGACTGAAGTAAAACTGATTTTGCCCAATCAGAAAACCCCCGAAGGACGCCCCTTTACCATTGAGGGAGTGGTAGACATTGTGCGTGAAAAGGATAAAACTATCATGTATGACATTAAAACCCACGCCGCCGAAGATGTGAAGTCAAACCAAGAGTTTTACGAAAAACAGCTCAATGTATATGCCTATATATGGCAAACCCTGCGCAGCCAGCAATTAGACGAAACCGCCATCATTGCCACCTCATATCCTAAAGCACTTAAGGAGGCAATTGTTGCCGAAGATGAAAAAGCACAGGAAACAGAGCTAGCCAAATGGGAACCCTTAATCCCGATTGAGTTTTCGCAAGAAAGGGTAGAACAAACCATTGAGTTGTTTGGCGAAGTGGTAGACTGTATAGAGGCGGGAAAGTTTAACCCTCCTACGCAAAAAGTATTGCGCGAACGAGATTTCTATAAACGGCAGTTTGCCTCTAGGGTGTGCCGCAACTGCGACGCGCGTTTTTCTTGCGATGCCTACCTTACCTATTACAAGAAACAAGCAGAGAAAAGTACTAACCAACGCATCAACCCCATATTTGAAATGATTCAAGAGTCTCAGGCAATTGGCGATATGCAACAAGCCTATTGGAAAGACAAAAATCAGCCTTCGGCAGATGAAGAAAAGAGTATTTTGGATGATGATTGA
- a CDS encoding helix-turn-helix transcriptional regulator encodes MAVVFYTKEDVDSIIDKEVIPLKEQLEQLQQKLNQTPEVGFLTTKKICDCIGITRTTLRDWRDRFELKSYKPAGSNGVELWKIVEVIEFIESRVT; translated from the coding sequence ATGGCAGTAGTATTTTATACAAAAGAAGATGTAGACAGCATCATTGATAAAGAGGTAATTCCTTTAAAGGAGCAACTTGAACAATTGCAACAAAAGTTAAATCAAACACCTGAAGTTGGCTTTTTAACTACAAAGAAAATTTGTGATTGTATTGGAATTACAAGAACTACCTTAAGAGATTGGAGAGACAGGTTTGAACTGAAATCATACAAACCTGCTGGTTCTAACGGGGTAGAGCTTTGGAAAATAGTAGAAGTAATAGAGTTTATTGAATCTAGAGTTACCTAG
- the dnaB gene encoding replicative DNA helicase, producing MNRFSANIEHLLGKVPPQALELEEIVLGALMIDRNVISSVVSILKPKDFYKPAHQEIYQTIFDLYAESNPVDILTVSQLLRKKVKLDMVGGASYITKLTDIVNSGANVEYHARIIAELSIKRTLIEITAEIQKEAFQESSDALELLDQIQHKTHEATKHLFNKEALIIGDIDQELMGGLEAHRHSQSPFSGVPCGLHDIDKVTSGWQKPDLIILAARPAMGKTGFMCSIARNTAVDAGIPVAMFSLEMSAAQLLTRLYCAEAGVNIKRIRKNQLIDEEWELFKEKKETIARAPIYIDDTAAISMNELRAKAFRLKETANIGLVIIDYLQLMTASMSKNSQGNREQEIASISRGLKQLAKDLNVPVIALSQLSRAVEIRGGEKRPQLSDLRESGAIEADADVVLFLYRAEYYGIAEDRMGSSTKGIGEVIIAKHRNGELADIHLRFVADLAKFENLPNHLELPPLLNQDQGSTINTIQPDTHILTGNSNTNQSELPF from the coding sequence ATGAATAGATTTTCAGCAAATATTGAGCACCTACTAGGTAAAGTACCTCCACAAGCATTAGAACTAGAGGAAATTGTATTGGGCGCCTTGATGATTGACAGAAATGTTATTTCTTCTGTTGTAAGCATCTTAAAGCCAAAAGATTTTTATAAGCCTGCCCATCAGGAGATTTATCAAACAATTTTTGATTTATATGCTGAGTCTAACCCTGTAGATATACTTACGGTGAGCCAGCTACTACGGAAAAAGGTAAAGCTCGATATGGTAGGAGGGGCTTCTTACATAACGAAACTAACTGACATTGTAAACTCAGGAGCTAATGTGGAATACCATGCCCGCATCATTGCCGAGTTATCCATCAAGCGAACATTGATTGAAATTACGGCAGAGATACAAAAAGAAGCTTTTCAAGAAAGTAGTGATGCTTTGGAATTGTTGGATCAAATACAGCATAAAACCCATGAAGCTACTAAACACTTATTTAACAAAGAGGCACTCATAATAGGTGACATTGATCAGGAGCTTATGGGTGGGCTTGAAGCACATCGCCATAGCCAAAGCCCTTTTAGTGGAGTTCCTTGTGGCTTGCATGATATAGACAAAGTTACCTCAGGTTGGCAAAAGCCGGACCTCATTATTTTGGCAGCCAGACCAGCAATGGGCAAAACAGGCTTTATGTGCTCTATAGCTAGAAATACCGCAGTAGATGCAGGTATTCCAGTAGCAATGTTTTCGTTAGAGATGAGCGCTGCACAGTTGCTCACCAGACTCTATTGTGCAGAAGCTGGTGTCAACATCAAACGCATTCGAAAAAATCAACTCATTGACGAAGAATGGGAACTGTTCAAGGAAAAAAAAGAGACTATAGCTAGAGCGCCTATATACATTGATGACACAGCGGCAATTTCAATGAATGAATTACGAGCCAAGGCTTTTAGATTAAAAGAAACTGCTAACATAGGCTTAGTCATTATAGACTACCTTCAGTTGATGACTGCAAGCATGAGTAAAAATAGCCAAGGTAACCGCGAACAAGAAATCGCCTCCATATCAAGGGGATTAAAGCAGTTGGCAAAAGACCTGAATGTGCCAGTGATTGCCTTATCGCAGCTAAGTCGGGCAGTAGAAATACGTGGAGGAGAAAAAAGACCACAGCTTTCTGATTTGCGCGAATCGGGAGCCATAGAGGCTGATGCTGATGTTGTACTGTTCTTGTATAGAGCCGAATACTATGGGATTGCAGAAGATCGAATGGGCAGCTCTACCAAGGGCATAGGAGAAGTAATCATTGCCAAGCATCGAAACGGAGAGCTGGCTGATATACATCTGAGGTTTGTGGCTGATTTAGCAAAATTTGAGAATCTCCCCAACCATCTTGAGTTACCTCCACTACTCAACCAAGATCAAGGCTCGACAATCAACACAATTCAGCCCGATACTCACATACTGACAGGTAACTCAAACACAAATCAATCAGAATTACCTTTTTAG